One Megamonas hypermegale genomic window carries:
- the gdhA gene encoding NADP-specific glutamate dehydrogenase, giving the protein MSLKNAYLQKVYDKVVAKNPGEAEFHQAVYEVLESITPAIEKNPAYEKANIIERMVEPERMITFRVTWVDDNNNVQVNRGYRVQFNSAIGPYKGGLRLHPSVCASVIKFLGFEQVLKNSLTTLPMGGGKGGSDFDPKGKSDMEIMRFCQSFMTELAKHIGADTDVPAGDIGVGAREVGYLFGQYKRLRNEFTGVLTGKGLSFGGSLVRTEATGYGLCYFVKEMLKDNGQDFAGKEVLVSGSGNVAIYAAEKATQFGAKVIAMSDSNGYVVDKNGINLDVMKQIKEVERKRIKEYAARVEGAQYHEGCKGIWTVKCDIALPCATQNEIDLESAKALVANGCFAVGEGANMPSTIEAINYFLDNKVLFAPAKAANAGGVATSGLEMSQNSERLSWTFEEVDEKLHSIMVNIYKNAATTAKEYGFDGNLVVGANIAGFLKVADAMLAQGYAY; this is encoded by the coding sequence ATGAGTTTAAAAAATGCTTATTTACAAAAAGTTTATGACAAAGTAGTAGCTAAAAATCCAGGGGAAGCTGAATTTCATCAAGCAGTATATGAAGTTTTAGAATCTATCACACCTGCTATAGAAAAAAATCCTGCTTATGAAAAAGCTAATATCATTGAACGTATGGTTGAACCAGAACGCATGATTACTTTCCGCGTAACTTGGGTAGATGATAACAATAATGTTCAAGTAAATCGTGGCTATCGCGTACAATTCAATTCTGCTATTGGACCTTATAAAGGTGGTCTTCGTCTTCATCCTTCCGTTTGTGCTTCTGTTATTAAATTCTTAGGCTTTGAACAAGTTTTGAAGAATTCTTTAACAACACTTCCTATGGGTGGCGGTAAAGGCGGTAGCGATTTTGACCCTAAAGGTAAATCCGATATGGAAATCATGCGTTTTTGTCAGAGCTTTATGACTGAACTCGCTAAACACATTGGTGCAGATACAGACGTACCTGCTGGTGATATCGGTGTTGGTGCGCGTGAAGTTGGCTACTTATTCGGTCAATATAAACGCCTTCGCAATGAATTTACTGGTGTATTGACTGGTAAAGGATTATCTTTTGGCGGTTCTTTAGTAAGAACAGAAGCTACAGGCTATGGCTTATGCTATTTCGTAAAAGAAATGCTTAAAGATAATGGTCAAGATTTTGCTGGTAAAGAAGTTTTAGTATCCGGTTCTGGTAATGTTGCAATCTACGCAGCTGAAAAAGCTACACAATTTGGTGCTAAAGTCATTGCTATGAGTGATTCCAATGGCTACGTTGTAGATAAAAACGGTATTAACCTTGATGTAATGAAACAGATTAAAGAAGTTGAACGCAAACGCATTAAAGAATACGCAGCACGCGTTGAAGGTGCACAATATCATGAAGGTTGCAAAGGTATTTGGACTGTTAAATGTGATATTGCTCTTCCTTGTGCAACTCAAAATGAAATTGACCTTGAATCTGCAAAAGCACTCGTTGCTAATGGTTGCTTTGCAGTTGGTGAAGGTGCTAATATGCCATCTACTATCGAAGCTATTAATTATTTCCTCGATAATAAAGTTCTCTTTGCTCCAGCAAAAGCAGCAAATGCTGGCGGTGTAGCAACTTCTGGTCTTGAAATGAGCCAAAATAGTGAACGTTTAAGCTGGACTTTTGAAGAAGTAGATGAAAAATTACATTCTATCATGGTAAATATCTACAAAAATGCAGCAACAACTGCAAAAGAATACGGTTTTGATGGCAATCTTGTAGTAGGTGCAAATATTGCTGGTTTCTTGAAAGTGGCAGATGCAATGCTTGCTCAAGGATATGCTTATTAA